A stretch of the Ostrea edulis chromosome 9, xbOstEdul1.1, whole genome shotgun sequence genome encodes the following:
- the LOC130050327 gene encoding uncharacterized protein LOC130050327, with translation MYTGGGGESRAVFNCTNNRKKLYLWKQSICQEHGDIPHKDCPCVVPYSLHTMPKIEEEKLKWVRALHRHDLPKNVLVCSTYFIDGRPTAQNPTPSLNLGYKALVKVGRRLLKRKFVAQKLEMVGTDGFYER, from the exons ATGTACACAGGTGGAGGTGGAGAATCGCGTGCGGTTTTTAACTGCACTAATAACAGAAAGAAACTGTATTTATGGAAGCAATCTATATGCCAAGAACATGGTGATATTCCTCACAAAGATTGCCCCTGCGTCGTGCCATACAGCCTACACACGATGCCGAAAATAGAAGAAGAGAAACTGAAATGGGTGCGGGCATTACATCGACACGATTTGCCAAAGAATGTGTTGGTGTGTTCAACGTATTTTATTGACGGGCGACCAACAGCACAAAACCCAACACCCAGTCTTAATTTAG GTTATAAAGCTCTCGTCAAAGTTGGCCGTCGACTTCTGAAGAGAAAGTTTGTTGCACAGAAATTAGAGATGGTGGGAACAGATgg CTTTTACGAAAGGTAA